A genomic window from Brevibacillus agri includes:
- a CDS encoding recombinase family protein translates to MKTKKGNHFSINTVKTILENATYTGQIEWGKHREWERKRRKGRQEEYCIVKGEHQPIITMELWNQVQNINAEQNRNNITYSNFKGDFILAGILKCPSCGAGTVMTKAKKRNKEGYHLYYMCQNYHSKGITACSSNLIKKELIEEKVLAGIQGLLTNPQIVENICIALNTEKNEGIEDLQVHLSIAKTELRKVEKLKRDTEGYYLNGDLDVRVYNTTMISALENEERIRSQIEQIQKSISTHTSVFQISREFIIEALKDFNNLSETADNEMKRALLRSLIKSIEVESNRKDIKSIVFWFTEDDTFTKFVLPENELR, encoded by the coding sequence ATGAAAACAAAAAAAGGTAATCACTTCAGCATTAATACCGTTAAAACAATTTTGGAGAATGCAACATACACTGGGCAGATAGAATGGGGAAAACATCGGGAATGGGAACGAAAGCGCAGAAAGGGAAGACAAGAAGAATACTGCATTGTCAAGGGTGAACACCAACCAATAATTACGATGGAACTTTGGAATCAAGTTCAAAATATAAATGCAGAACAGAATAGGAATAATATTACATATAGCAATTTTAAAGGTGATTTTATCTTAGCGGGAATATTAAAATGTCCTTCCTGTGGTGCAGGGACTGTAATGACTAAAGCCAAAAAGAGGAATAAAGAAGGCTATCATCTTTATTACATGTGCCAAAATTATCACTCAAAGGGGATAACCGCTTGTAGTTCCAATCTGATAAAGAAGGAACTAATAGAAGAAAAGGTTCTTGCGGGCATACAGGGATTACTTACAAATCCTCAAATCGTAGAAAATATTTGCATAGCATTGAATACAGAAAAAAATGAAGGTATTGAGGATCTGCAAGTGCACTTATCTATAGCAAAAACAGAATTAAGAAAAGTAGAAAAGTTGAAACGGGATACTGAGGGATATTATCTGAATGGGGATTTGGACGTTCGGGTTTATAATACAACAATGATTAGTGCATTGGAAAACGAAGAAAGAATAAGAAGTCAAATTGAACAAATCCAAAAGTCTATTTCCACTCATACTTCAGTTTTTCAGATTAGTCGTGAGTTTATTATAGAGGCTCTAAAGGACTTTAATAATCTATCTGAGACTGCTGATAATGAAATGAAGCGTGCGTTGTTACGATCACTTATTAAAAGCATTGAGGTTGAATCAAATCGAAAGGATATCAAAAGTATCGTCTTCTGGTTCACGGAAGACGATACTTTTACGAAATTTGTTTTACCAGAGAATGAGTTGCGGTGA
- a CDS encoding IS3 family transposase (programmed frameshift), with the protein MQKRERRSFTDEFKQQMVQLYENGKPRADILREYDLSASAFDRWVKQSRTTGSFKEKDNRTEEQNELLALRKEIQRLKMENDIFKASSADLRTKITVIQQNAHKYPISAMCKILQVNRSTYYYESNEQSSVNDEVEQAIIRIFEENQRVYGARKIKAKLQEEGMTVSRRRIGRLMKKNGLVSVYTVAQYKPHMSSCNESPIQNELNREFAKEAPLEAVVSDLTYVRVANKWHYICLLVDLFNRGIIGYSCGKYKDAALVYQAFASVKGDLRQIQLFHTDRGSEFKNQTIDEVIHTFEIKRSLSMKGCPYDNAVAEATFKLIKAEFVKNRQFESLTQLKLELEKYVKWFNETRIHSTLGYLSPLVYKQKALKKSV; encoded by the exons ATGCAGAAACGTGAGCGTCGGTCATTTACAGACGAGTTCAAGCAGCAGATGGTTCAACTTTACGAGAATGGGAAACCGCGGGCAGATATTTTGAGAGAATATGATCTGAGTGCATCTGCGTTTGACCGTTGGGTCAAACAGAGTAGAACAACAGGTTCTTTCAAAGAAAAGGACAACCGGACAGAGGAACAGAATGAACTCCTTGCGCTACGTAAGGAAATTCAACGATTGAAAATGGAGAACGATATTT TTAAAGCAAGCAGCGCTGATCTTCGGACGAAAATAACAGTGATCCAGCAAAACGCTCATAAGTATCCCATATCGGCCATGTGCAAGATTCTTCAGGTCAATAGGAGTACCTACTACTACGAGAGTAATGAGCAATCATCTGTCAATGATGAAGTGGAACAAGCAATTATCCGTATTTTTGAAGAGAATCAGCGCGTGTATGGAGCAAGGAAGATCAAAGCAAAACTTCAAGAAGAGGGAATGACGGTTTCCAGACGGCGCATTGGACGTCTGATGAAGAAAAACGGCCTGGTCTCGGTCTACACAGTGGCGCAGTATAAACCGCATATGTCGTCATGTAACGAATCGCCGATCCAGAACGAACTGAATCGCGAGTTTGCGAAAGAAGCACCATTGGAAGCCGTTGTGAGTGACTTGACATACGTTCGGGTCGCAAATAAATGGCACTATATTTGCTTGCTCGTAGACTTGTTTAACCGGGGGATCATTGGCTATAGCTGTGGAAAATACAAAGATGCTGCTCTCGTCTACCAGGCTTTTGCAAGCGTAAAGGGAGACTTGCGTCAGATCCAGCTCTTTCATACGGATCGTGGTAGTGAATTTAAAAATCAGACGATTGATGAAGTCATCCACACGTTCGAAATCAAACGTTCCCTGAGCATGAAAGGCTGTCCCTATGACAATGCAGTTGCTGAAGCTACCTTTAAGCTAATCAAAGCAGAGTTCGTAAAGAATCGGCAGTTTGAGTCGTTGACACAGTTGAAGCTAGAATTAGAAAAATACGTCAAGTGGTTTAACGAAACAAGAATTCACTCGACATTGGGGTATCTGAGTCCACTCGTTTACAAACAGAAGGCACTTAAGAAATCCGTCTAG
- a CDS encoding transposase: MYILQPSLFSFEELQKLESKERLPLFFSVLDLRPYAKELRSITPQGATGHSREAILRSLLAAPFEGISQFTALHLRLTSDLRFRYQCGFPIDRPVPSIATFSRVFAQIVQKSVAEKLFYDLVMQCREEGIITGTTIAIDSTAIDAYEKKQPKSRCQGTGNATWGAKFDSFGNKITWFGYKIHLAVDADSELPVALEVTPAHVNDGDMAPPLLAQVNNQAKEVCKNYVMDGGYDHLKNYEIAHQYKAQAIIPLNLRNEKEPPAGYTSNGTPRCSMGFEMVYAGADGTHLKFRCPHVMGKVECPHGSAWCSSSNYGMVVKVNVHDDLRRFSLPHRDTKNWKKMYHKRTSVERCNARLKENLTANDLHVGGIQKVKTYVYLNAIVLLVSALAGKKAKPSKKTA, encoded by the coding sequence TTGTATATTCTCCAGCCATCACTTTTTTCCTTTGAGGAACTGCAAAAACTTGAATCGAAAGAACGTCTGCCCTTATTTTTTTCGGTTCTGGACTTACGCCCGTACGCCAAAGAATTGAGAAGCATTACGCCCCAAGGGGCAACGGGACACAGCCGCGAAGCGATTTTACGGTCTTTGTTGGCGGCTCCTTTCGAAGGAATTTCGCAATTTACTGCTCTTCATCTGAGACTCACAAGTGATTTACGCTTTCGTTACCAGTGTGGGTTTCCCATTGATCGACCCGTTCCATCCATTGCAACGTTTAGTCGCGTATTTGCTCAAATTGTCCAGAAAAGCGTTGCCGAGAAGCTGTTTTACGACCTCGTCATGCAATGCCGTGAAGAGGGAATCATTACAGGAACGACCATTGCCATCGACAGCACGGCGATTGATGCGTATGAAAAAAAGCAACCGAAATCTCGCTGCCAAGGAACAGGAAACGCCACCTGGGGAGCCAAGTTCGACTCCTTTGGCAATAAAATCACGTGGTTCGGTTACAAAATTCATCTGGCAGTAGACGCGGACAGCGAATTGCCTGTTGCTTTAGAAGTCACTCCTGCTCACGTCAACGATGGAGACATGGCTCCTCCTCTCCTGGCACAAGTGAACAACCAAGCCAAGGAAGTGTGTAAGAATTACGTGATGGATGGTGGATACGATCATCTCAAGAACTACGAAATCGCTCATCAATACAAGGCACAGGCTATCATTCCTCTAAACCTCCGAAACGAGAAAGAGCCACCTGCTGGTTATACGTCAAACGGAACGCCTCGATGCAGCATGGGATTTGAAATGGTGTACGCAGGTGCTGACGGAACCCATCTCAAATTTCGTTGCCCGCATGTGATGGGAAAAGTAGAGTGCCCACACGGCTCAGCTTGGTGCTCTTCCTCCAACTACGGAATGGTCGTAAAAGTGAACGTCCACGATGATCTCCGCAGATTTTCTTTGCCACATCGGGACACAAAGAATTGGAAGAAGATGTATCACAAACGGACGAGTGTAGAGCGATGCAATGCCCGTTTAAAGGAAAACCTGACAGCGAATGATCTACATGTCGGTGGCATTCAAAAAGTGAAAACGTATGTGTATTTGAATGCTATCGTATTATTGGTGTCTGCTCTGGCAGGAAAGAAAGCCAAGCCATCCAAAAAAACGGCCTAA
- a CDS encoding Wadjet anti-phage system protein JetD domain-containing protein translates to MKSIIRDFIGGLTTKRFSVVETEKYVKGVMGERYYELGGYSVFHAAMTELIAEHHVKPVGKAMFGFPSLHAKYAVIPRTEAPEKSEFYALHWALSLKSYYHNAALWEQDRRYIHAISAFLHDRSLHPTVITANERSLKLFHDEKWLVQKGKPVLQRLGITLSDLHCEETNEPFFYLSWDPTPKNALIVENKDTFHTCKGWIGEHRALFGIPFEAVIYGEGDKIHRSFAFAREVWPSCTDDIVFYYIGDLDPKGIWIYDKLASEYPFLLRPFVPMYQKMLEMREAVPNESSRRLAKPPVKAPLLQYLSTDERSAIERLFSQGLRIPQEAISKEELITWHCKHPTYFKDTRSE, encoded by the coding sequence ATGAAATCTATCATTCGAGATTTTATCGGCGGTCTGACGACAAAACGCTTTTCCGTCGTTGAAACGGAAAAATACGTCAAAGGAGTAATGGGGGAGCGCTACTACGAATTGGGAGGGTACTCCGTCTTCCACGCCGCTATGACAGAACTCATTGCGGAGCACCACGTTAAGCCTGTCGGGAAAGCAATGTTTGGATTTCCGTCTCTTCACGCAAAGTACGCAGTCATTCCTCGCACCGAGGCACCAGAGAAAAGCGAATTCTACGCCTTGCATTGGGCCCTATCCCTTAAGTCATATTACCACAATGCTGCTCTCTGGGAACAGGATCGGCGTTACATTCATGCTATATCAGCATTTTTGCACGATCGGTCTCTCCATCCTACCGTGATCACGGCAAATGAGCGGTCTCTAAAACTCTTTCATGACGAAAAATGGCTTGTCCAAAAAGGAAAGCCTGTACTGCAACGGCTCGGCATCACGCTTTCAGACCTGCACTGCGAGGAAACCAATGAACCCTTCTTCTACTTGTCGTGGGACCCAACACCAAAAAATGCGTTGATTGTCGAAAACAAAGACACGTTCCACACCTGCAAAGGATGGATCGGGGAACACCGCGCGCTGTTCGGTATTCCTTTCGAAGCGGTGATCTATGGGGAAGGGGATAAGATTCACCGCAGTTTTGCATTTGCACGGGAAGTGTGGCCGTCCTGTACCGATGACATCGTCTTTTACTATATCGGCGACCTCGATCCAAAAGGCATCTGGATCTACGATAAATTAGCGAGCGAATACCCGTTTCTCCTTCGGCCGTTTGTGCCGATGTATCAAAAGATGCTGGAGATGCGTGAAGCGGTGCCGAATGAATCATCCCGTCGGCTCGCGAAGCCGCCCGTAAAAGCGCCTTTGCTTCAGTACTTGAGCACTGACGAACGATCGGCAATTGAACGGTTGTTCTCTCAGGGGCTTCGAATTCCCCAAGAAGCCATTTCAAAGGAGGAGCTGATTACATGGCACTGCAAGCATCCAACGTATTTCAAGGATACGCGCAGCGAGTGA
- a CDS encoding DEAD/DEAH box helicase, whose amino-acid sequence MMATESKNRIAEIRDGENLGEHFAYARERLFKEGSVNISVLEILSYLKLFQPSFFAEHEDDVVEMMGLFFKKPKVESFISLIFSDYGKYIQAEFGEEYTPVQADILKKIRKMQTFSFSAPTSTGKSFVFRSLIKDADYDVAVVVPSRALINEYYDRVHDIIDDKAVNILTFVDIINIKHAKRNVFILTPERARELFKLKDKLNIGLVLFDEAQLSDEESVRGLYFDSIVRRVQKAFPFAKCIFAHPFIANPEAQLKKNHVDIDENAAALQYEQKNVGQIFYTHDTSTGEFHHFGIDKNVMGDRKIKARFDPIEKAIKDGGSILIYVPKQHIYNEQVYSGFKKYIDLCQPISDPAALELVEKMREYVGASNGKNENYISKTLEYLKRGIVVHHGSIPLRARLILEHFTQQGFCRICFATSTLEQGINMPFDVVYLDRFERSKPLSVKNLIGRAGRSTPNDVFDFGAAIVKKNNMSPFRFVITKSENISEKSHLDKENEGLDPKYEEFKEAIKTDQFNDEYNLTNNDVEKLASDDITEIIPTLLDIMFNEDGSLIYPRWDNEEINDRKAMYQDFYSLYQMYLGRELTAAEKSILNQAIKIMLWRVYKKTFSLICQYRYDYASRKKDRDALDRQGNDEEKSKLKSQFLREYADIPDMKLHNYSLFGGTPAEKVDYDRIIYDTYDYLDKLIGFKLADIFYAIFHQYYELSKDPRALRLAKYIRYGTDVEREIWMLRYGLTFEDIEWAAPCIESIDEQEIVFNEKYDELTEDQLAVLERFHYSTDNKGQPES is encoded by the coding sequence ATGATGGCTACAGAATCGAAAAACCGGATAGCTGAGATTCGAGATGGGGAAAATCTGGGTGAGCATTTTGCTTATGCAAGGGAACGTCTCTTCAAAGAGGGTTCCGTCAATATTTCCGTGCTTGAGATCCTCTCTTACTTGAAACTGTTTCAGCCGAGTTTCTTTGCAGAGCATGAGGATGATGTTGTTGAGATGATGGGCTTGTTTTTCAAAAAGCCAAAAGTTGAATCATTTATAAGTCTCATTTTTTCTGATTATGGAAAATACATACAAGCAGAGTTCGGTGAAGAATATACGCCCGTACAGGCGGATATCCTGAAGAAAATTCGCAAGATGCAGACGTTCAGTTTCTCTGCTCCAACAAGTACGGGGAAATCATTCGTGTTCCGTAGTTTGATAAAAGATGCCGATTATGACGTTGCTGTCGTTGTACCGTCACGAGCCTTGATAAATGAGTATTATGACAGAGTTCATGATATTATCGATGACAAGGCAGTTAACATACTTACCTTCGTCGACATCATAAACATAAAACACGCCAAGAGAAATGTGTTCATCCTCACGCCCGAACGCGCAAGAGAGTTGTTCAAGCTAAAAGACAAGCTCAACATCGGGCTTGTTTTGTTTGACGAAGCCCAGCTGAGTGACGAAGAATCTGTGCGCGGACTTTATTTTGACAGTATCGTGAGACGTGTTCAGAAAGCGTTTCCATTTGCGAAATGTATTTTTGCCCATCCGTTTATAGCCAATCCCGAAGCCCAGCTTAAGAAAAATCATGTTGACATTGATGAAAATGCCGCAGCCTTGCAGTACGAGCAGAAAAATGTTGGACAGATATTTTACACTCATGATACCTCTACTGGAGAGTTCCATCACTTCGGCATCGACAAGAACGTGATGGGAGATAGGAAAATAAAGGCTCGGTTCGACCCAATCGAGAAAGCAATTAAGGATGGCGGGAGTATACTTATTTATGTTCCAAAACAGCATATTTATAACGAACAGGTGTATTCAGGATTTAAAAAGTACATTGACCTATGTCAGCCAATCTCTGATCCAGCGGCACTTGAGTTAGTTGAAAAAATGCGGGAATATGTTGGAGCATCAAATGGCAAGAACGAAAATTATATTTCAAAAACGCTCGAATACCTGAAGCGTGGCATCGTAGTGCATCATGGCTCCATCCCTCTCCGAGCTAGACTCATATTAGAACATTTCACTCAACAAGGATTTTGCCGCATTTGCTTTGCGACATCTACGTTGGAGCAAGGGATTAACATGCCTTTCGATGTTGTATATCTCGACCGGTTTGAAAGAAGCAAGCCTCTTTCAGTTAAAAATCTTATCGGAAGAGCCGGTCGGTCAACGCCGAATGATGTATTTGATTTTGGAGCAGCTATAGTCAAAAAAAATAATATGAGCCCTTTTCGCTTCGTGATAACAAAGTCGGAGAATATTTCTGAAAAATCACATTTGGATAAAGAAAATGAGGGATTAGACCCAAAATATGAGGAGTTCAAGGAAGCAATAAAAACTGACCAGTTTAATGATGAGTATAACTTGACGAACAATGATGTGGAAAAACTGGCAAGCGATGATATTACAGAAATAATTCCAACTTTACTTGATATCATGTTCAACGAGGATGGCTCTTTAATCTACCCGAGGTGGGACAATGAAGAAATCAACGACAGAAAGGCTATGTACCAGGATTTCTATTCGTTATACCAAATGTATTTAGGCAGGGAGTTAACTGCCGCAGAAAAAAGCATTCTGAACCAAGCAATAAAAATCATGCTCTGGAGAGTTTACAAGAAAACGTTTAGTCTTATCTGCCAATATCGATATGACTATGCTTCAAGGAAGAAAGACAGAGATGCGCTGGACAGGCAGGGAAATGATGAGGAGAAAAGCAAACTAAAGTCCCAGTTTCTTCGCGAATATGCCGACATACCTGATATGAAACTTCATAACTACTCGTTATTTGGTGGTACACCCGCCGAAAAGGTGGATTACGACCGAATAATCTATGATACTTATGATTATTTGGATAAACTGATTGGTTTTAAGCTAGCAGATATTTTTTATGCTATTTTCCATCAATATTATGAATTGTCAAAAGACCCTCGAGCTTTACGGTTGGCAAAATATATCCGCTATGGTACGGATGTCGAGCGTGAAATCTGGATGCTTAGATATGGTTTAACATTTGAGGATATCGAATGGGCGGCACCTTGTATAGAGTCGATTGATGAACAAGAAATTGTCTTTAATGAAAAATATGACGAATTAACCGAAGACCAACTCGCTGTGCTGGAAAGGTTTCATTATTCAACAGATAATAAAGGACAACCTGAATCCTAA
- a CDS encoding IS30 family transposase, giving the protein MSYTHLSITERSELALLHRLGWSARAIARELKRHHATIARELKRGCKAGEYQAEAAHEVYEKRRERSVPRGKRTPEREHYIASKLAQTWSPEQIAGRMSQECPEQKVSFKTMYRWLYQGFLVKGDTTVLRHKGKRRRPIETRGRFNVGKSIRQRPKEVRKRESFGHWERDTVVSSRGKSKACVATFAERKTRFYLAVKMPDRTSASMEKAFGFVAESLPKGSFQTATVDRGKEFACYERLESAHGVNIYFADPYSSWQRGTNENANGLLREFFPKGKDFAEVSEEELIQALELINNRPRKCLGWKTAYESFMEALSHLS; this is encoded by the coding sequence ATGAGTTATACACATCTTAGCATAACAGAGCGTAGTGAGCTAGCACTCCTTCATCGTTTGGGTTGGTCTGCCCGCGCCATTGCCAGAGAACTCAAACGGCATCATGCTACCATTGCCCGTGAGTTAAAACGGGGTTGTAAGGCAGGGGAATATCAGGCAGAAGCCGCGCATGAGGTTTACGAGAAACGTCGCGAACGGTCTGTTCCCAGAGGCAAGCGGACTCCTGAACGTGAGCATTACATTGCCAGTAAGCTGGCGCAGACCTGGTCTCCCGAGCAGATTGCCGGACGGATGAGTCAGGAATGCCCCGAACAGAAAGTGTCGTTTAAAACGATGTATCGCTGGCTGTATCAGGGCTTTTTGGTTAAAGGAGATACCACCGTTTTACGCCACAAAGGGAAACGCCGGAGACCAATCGAAACACGTGGTCGTTTCAACGTAGGAAAGTCCATTCGGCAGCGACCCAAGGAAGTACGAAAGCGTGAGAGCTTTGGTCATTGGGAACGGGATACGGTTGTTTCCAGCCGTGGAAAAAGTAAGGCGTGTGTCGCGACGTTCGCTGAGCGCAAGACACGCTTTTACCTTGCCGTAAAGATGCCTGATCGTACCTCGGCTTCCATGGAAAAGGCCTTTGGTTTCGTTGCTGAATCGTTACCGAAAGGATCGTTTCAAACAGCTACCGTTGACCGTGGCAAAGAGTTTGCCTGTTACGAACGGCTGGAGTCAGCACATGGCGTAAACATTTACTTTGCCGATCCCTACTCTTCCTGGCAAAGGGGCACGAACGAGAACGCAAATGGCCTTCTGCGAGAATTTTTTCCCAAAGGCAAGGATTTTGCCGAAGTCTCCGAGGAGGAACTGATTCAGGCCTTGGAGCTCATTAACAATCGGCCAAGAAAATGTCTGGGTTGGAAGACCGCTTACGAATCATTCATGGAAGCTCTGTCGCACTTGTCTTGA
- a CDS encoding IS4 family transposase, protein MDKNTLFSSFGKWVAPINIMKLQQRIDETDQDKYVKKLTTKAYLLLFLHAQLQQREGLRAIADDVLSKKFQQELGLSSISPAQLSRKNNRVEPALLEEVFVDLVQQIQRVSGKACSLRKHIKIIDSTTIGLCLQKYKWATFRETKAGIKIHLRLVFASQEDVYPEKISLTCAKSNDRTQMESLIDEIGAMYVFDRGYVDYEKFDEYTDQGIFFASRLKDNAETRHLYTFKVPPESSVLSDSMILLGTPQKRVDNVLRLIETHDSKGNRIRIITNRFDLEAEELSDIYRWRWQIELFFKWMKQHAKIKTFYGTSENAVWNQVFLALIAYCLLLLVKLERNSQHSLLQISRWLKVFLWQTFEQWIGRMDYQSKRTSRGRQKRK, encoded by the coding sequence ATGGACAAGAATACCCTATTTTCTTCATTTGGTAAATGGGTTGCACCCATCAATATTATGAAACTTCAACAACGAATTGACGAAACGGATCAAGACAAGTACGTGAAGAAGCTGACGACAAAAGCGTATCTTCTCCTATTTTTACATGCCCAACTTCAGCAACGCGAAGGGCTTCGAGCCATTGCTGACGATGTTCTATCAAAGAAATTTCAGCAAGAATTAGGACTGTCATCGATCAGCCCCGCACAGCTTAGTCGAAAAAACAATCGGGTAGAACCTGCTTTGCTTGAAGAAGTTTTTGTCGACCTTGTCCAGCAAATTCAACGCGTTTCCGGAAAAGCCTGCTCTCTTCGAAAACACATAAAGATCATTGATTCCACTACAATTGGATTATGTTTGCAAAAGTATAAGTGGGCAACCTTTCGCGAAACAAAGGCAGGAATCAAAATTCATCTTCGTCTCGTTTTCGCAAGCCAGGAGGATGTCTATCCTGAAAAGATTTCCCTAACTTGTGCCAAATCCAATGACCGCACCCAAATGGAGTCGCTGATTGATGAGATCGGAGCCATGTACGTCTTTGATCGAGGGTACGTGGATTATGAAAAGTTCGATGAGTATACCGATCAGGGCATCTTTTTTGCTTCACGTCTCAAGGATAACGCGGAAACTCGTCATTTGTATACTTTCAAAGTACCACCAGAAAGCTCCGTTTTATCCGACTCCATGATCCTTCTTGGAACGCCACAAAAACGGGTGGATAATGTGTTACGACTGATTGAAACGCATGATTCGAAAGGAAATCGTATTCGAATCATCACCAATCGGTTCGACTTAGAAGCAGAAGAATTGAGCGACATCTACCGTTGGCGCTGGCAAATAGAACTGTTTTTCAAATGGATGAAACAACACGCAAAGATCAAGACGTTCTATGGAACAAGTGAAAATGCGGTCTGGAATCAAGTTTTTCTCGCTCTCATTGCTTACTGCTTGTTGCTTCTTGTAAAGCTGGAAAGAAACAGTCAGCACAGTCTGCTGCAAATCAGTAGATGGCTCAAAGTGTTTCTCTGGCAGACCTTTGAACAATGGATAGGCAGAATGGATTACCAATCCAAACGAACATCCAGAGGGCGACAGAAAAGGAAGTAA
- a CDS encoding DUF6063 family protein: MSQYSRDALEKACLVLKRAMLQGRVGIGEAEFRMYQETDVKEVILDVFQPVFRVHVFQEDEVLYVVPSDAQSLIYKSDQVRREAMKLRDQDELHLADFCAMVLGSVFYNSSAHSRPTRAVIGLSEWFHEVDRNIEKWTQEYLTGRKEELEAQELQTEINITGIVEKWHRMRLKEGAETYRASRSEKISFLKKVAQHLQEEGLVQFYDERELAPTEKWSAIMSKHYGMLERKEYITNLLA; the protein is encoded by the coding sequence ATGAGCCAATATAGCAGGGACGCACTCGAAAAAGCATGCCTTGTGCTAAAAAGGGCCATGTTGCAGGGCCGTGTCGGGATCGGCGAAGCGGAGTTTCGCATGTATCAAGAAACCGACGTAAAAGAGGTCATTCTCGACGTGTTTCAGCCTGTGTTCCGCGTGCATGTATTTCAAGAAGATGAGGTGCTGTACGTCGTACCCTCCGACGCACAGTCCCTCATCTACAAAAGTGATCAGGTTCGCCGAGAAGCCATGAAATTACGGGATCAAGACGAACTGCATCTAGCGGATTTTTGCGCCATGGTGCTTGGTTCCGTATTCTACAATTCTTCAGCTCATAGCAGGCCGACACGTGCGGTCATCGGCCTAAGCGAATGGTTCCATGAGGTGGACCGTAACATCGAAAAATGGACGCAGGAGTACCTCACAGGACGCAAAGAGGAGCTTGAGGCCCAGGAACTGCAGACGGAAATCAACATTACGGGAATCGTCGAAAAATGGCACCGCATGCGGTTGAAAGAAGGCGCAGAAACTTATCGGGCGAGCCGCAGCGAGAAAATCTCTTTCCTTAAAAAAGTCGCGCAGCATCTGCAGGAGGAAGGTTTGGTGCAGTTTTATGACGAACGCGAACTGGCTCCAACCGAAAAGTGGTCCGCCATCATGAGCAAACATTACGGCATGCTGGAGCGGAAAGAATACATCACCAATCTTCTCGCGTAA
- a CDS encoding recombinase family protein, translating into MRYAVIYVRVSTEEQTKGFSLDGQINEVRRYLERKGYTVYEIYIDDGYSGKDFERPAVQKMFRDMQQGKFEAIAVWKVDRLSRSNNDVLTLINHHLKPNDLKLLVSTCDIDSSTTNGYMFISLLSTFAEYERAQIIDRVNNGMQKRAENGKWNGGIILGYDIVEKQLVINTAESQIVQKIFDLRAEGKGYKFIAHSLALHKK; encoded by the coding sequence ATGAGGTATGCAGTAATTTATGTCAGGGTTTCTACAGAAGAGCAAACAAAAGGCTTTTCTCTTGACGGACAAATTAATGAGGTTCGCAGATATCTTGAACGGAAAGGTTACACTGTATATGAGATTTATATAGATGATGGTTATTCTGGAAAAGATTTTGAACGTCCAGCAGTGCAAAAAATGTTCAGAGACATGCAACAAGGTAAATTTGAGGCAATCGCAGTTTGGAAAGTGGATAGATTATCTCGTTCTAACAACGATGTTTTGACATTAATCAATCACCATCTAAAGCCTAATGATCTAAAGTTATTAGTCAGTACGTGTGATATTGATAGTTCTACAACGAACGGATACATGTTTATTTCTTTACTGTCAACATTCGCTGAATACGAAAGAGCCCAGATTATTGATCGAGTCAATAATGGAATGCAAAAAAGAGCTGAAAATGGAAAATGGAATGGGGGAATAATACTAGGATATGATATCGTGGAAAAACAGTTAGTTATTAACACAGCTGAAAGTCAAATTGTTCAAAAAATATTTGATCTAAGGGCCGAAGGGAAAGGTTATAAATTTATTGCCCATTCATTAGCGTTGCATAAAAAATGA